In the Geobacter sp. FeAm09 genome, one interval contains:
- a CDS encoding YaaR family protein: MRIRDAVATPGIGKQSRNSPAMKSGAGATSPFAAELTNQQSEMSSYEQEVENLRHEIGMVGDKLADEPTLPNFKKFRDLLSQLAKRISNEAYRLEKIGGTPQNPRTFEIITIINAEADKLYNLIVQDHRDNMAITAKVIGIKGLVVDLIT; the protein is encoded by the coding sequence ATGCGGATCAGGGATGCGGTGGCAACGCCGGGGATCGGGAAACAGAGCAGGAATTCGCCCGCCATGAAGAGCGGCGCGGGGGCCACGTCGCCCTTTGCGGCCGAGTTGACCAACCAGCAGTCCGAGATGTCGTCCTATGAGCAGGAGGTGGAGAACCTGCGCCACGAGATCGGGATGGTCGGAGACAAACTGGCGGACGAACCGACCCTGCCCAACTTCAAAAAGTTTCGCGATCTGCTGAGCCAGTTGGCCAAGCGGATCTCCAACGAGGCCTATCGACTGGAAAAGATCGGCGGGACACCGCAGAATCCGCGCACCTTCGAGATTATCACGATCATCAACGCCGAGGCGGACAAGCTGTACAACCTCATCGTCCAGGACCACCGGGACAATATGGCGATCACCGCCAAGGTCATCGGCATCAAGGGGCTGGTGGTGGACCTGATAACCTGA
- the rpsD gene encoding 30S ribosomal protein S4, with protein sequence MARYTGPSCRLCRRENMELFLKGERCYTDKCAIKRRNYPPGQHGQGRSKTSDYGVQLREKQKVRRIYGLLEKQFRGYFQEADRMKGVTGENLLSLLERRLDNVVYRLGFASSRTESRQLVRHGHFTINGRKVNIPSIQLKVGDVIELREKSKKIVAVTDSLEAVVRRGVPQWLELDRDAFKGLIKNLPVREDVTTPIQEQLIVELYSK encoded by the coding sequence TTGGCTCGTTATACAGGACCTTCATGCCGTCTGTGCAGAAGAGAAAACATGGAATTGTTTCTGAAAGGGGAACGCTGCTACACCGATAAGTGCGCCATCAAACGCCGCAATTATCCTCCGGGGCAGCATGGCCAAGGCCGTTCAAAAACCTCTGACTACGGCGTGCAGCTTCGCGAGAAGCAGAAGGTTCGTCGTATCTACGGCCTCTTGGAAAAACAGTTCCGTGGCTACTTTCAGGAAGCTGACCGCATGAAAGGGGTTACCGGTGAAAACCTGCTGTCCCTGCTCGAGCGGCGCCTCGATAATGTTGTCTACCGGCTGGGATTCGCCTCTTCCCGCACGGAATCGCGCCAGCTCGTCCGTCATGGTCACTTCACCATCAACGGCCGCAAGGTGAATATCCCCTCCATCCAGCTCAAGGTGGGCGATGTCATCGAACTGCGCGAAAAGAGCAAGAAGATCGTTGCCGTCACCGATTCTCTGGAAGCGGTCGTGCGGCGCGGTGTTCCCCAGTGGCTCGAACTTGATCGCGACGCCTTCAAAGGGCTCATCAAGAACCTGCCGGTTCGTGAAGATGTCACGACTCCGATCCAGGAACAGCTGATCGTCGAGCTCTACTCGAAGTAA
- a CDS encoding DNA-directed RNA polymerase subunit alpha, whose amino-acid sequence MYKNWRDLIRPKQLQVEKETLSNTYGKFYAEPFERGFGTTLGNSLRRILLSTLQGAAITSVRMKGVLHEFSTIQGVTEDVTDIILNLKGVRLKLHTADQATIRIVHKGEGVITAGDILVGHAVEVMNPDHHILTCGKDANLEIEMSVKMGKGYVPADRNRDEKAPVGTIPIDAIYSPIKKVNFTVSNARVGQMTDYDRLTLEVWTDGSANPEDAVAYAAKIMKEQLSIFINFDEESEPSLIEESQEEKDKINENLYRTVDELELSVRSANCLKNAGIKLIGELVSKSEAEMLKTQNFGRKSLNEIKDILSDMGLTFGMKLDEFPDPEIMRRLRGEKKEEE is encoded by the coding sequence ATGTATAAAAATTGGCGAGATCTGATCAGGCCAAAGCAGCTTCAAGTAGAAAAAGAAACACTTTCAAATACATATGGCAAGTTTTACGCCGAACCCTTTGAGCGCGGGTTTGGCACCACGCTCGGCAACTCTTTGAGAAGGATTCTGCTGTCGACCCTCCAGGGCGCGGCCATCACCTCGGTCCGCATGAAGGGTGTGTTACACGAATTCTCCACGATCCAGGGCGTGACCGAGGACGTGACCGATATCATCCTGAACCTCAAAGGTGTGCGCCTCAAGCTGCACACCGCCGATCAGGCGACCATACGCATCGTACATAAAGGGGAGGGGGTCATTACTGCGGGCGATATTCTCGTCGGCCACGCTGTCGAAGTAATGAATCCCGACCACCACATCCTGACCTGCGGCAAGGATGCCAATCTCGAGATCGAGATGTCGGTCAAGATGGGCAAGGGCTATGTCCCGGCCGATCGCAACCGCGATGAAAAGGCCCCGGTGGGAACCATCCCCATCGACGCCATCTATTCGCCCATCAAGAAAGTCAACTTCACCGTATCCAACGCCCGCGTGGGCCAGATGACGGACTACGACAGGCTGACCCTTGAAGTCTGGACCGACGGCAGCGCCAATCCTGAAGACGCGGTGGCCTATGCCGCCAAGATCATGAAGGAGCAGTTGAGCATCTTCATCAATTTCGACGAGGAGTCGGAACCGAGCCTGATTGAAGAGTCCCAGGAAGAGAAGGACAAGATCAACGAAAACCTGTACCGCACGGTGGATGAACTGGAGCTTTCGGTACGCTCCGCCAACTGCCTCAAGAATGCGGGCATCAAGTTGATCGGCGAACTGGTTTCCAAGTCCGAGGCGGAGATGCTGAAGACCCAGAACTTCGGTCGCAAATCCCTGAACGAGATCAAGGACATTCTCAGCGACATGGGGCTGACGTTCGGCATGAAGCTGGACGAGTTCCCCGATCCCGAGATCATGCGCCGCCTGCGTGGCGAAAAGAAGGAAGAAGAGTAA
- a CDS encoding phasin family protein, whose translation MLDLLEKTVMTAIGAAAITQKRAEELVNEMRDKYKLSEDEGRNFVDRIQGIAQESKDKIGEMAEIEVRKVVDRLGLVSRDEYERLVARVQELESRNSG comes from the coding sequence ATGCTGGATTTATTGGAAAAGACGGTCATGACCGCCATCGGGGCCGCTGCCATTACCCAGAAAAGGGCCGAAGAGCTGGTAAACGAGATGCGGGATAAGTACAAGCTGAGCGAGGACGAAGGCCGGAATTTCGTTGACCGGATCCAGGGCATCGCCCAGGAGAGCAAGGACAAGATCGGGGAGATGGCGGAGATCGAGGTCCGCAAGGTGGTTGACCGGCTCGGGTTGGTGTCGCGCGACGAGTACGAGCGTCTGGTTGCCAGGGTGCAGGAGTTGGAGTCCCGCAACAGCGGTTGA
- the rplQ gene encoding 50S ribosomal protein L17 — MRHNKAGRRLGRKTSHREAMFRNMVTSLLNHEKITTTDAKAKEIRSVAEKMITLGKRGDLHAQRQAASYIREKSVVTKLFSAIAPRYKDRPGGYTRIIKLGIRQGDTAPISLIELVEEEMKTKTAPATPPKAAKAPARKAAAKKAAPAAEPATEPAAEQTKIVEPEEVCEAKAD; from the coding sequence ATGCGTCATAACAAAGCGGGCAGGAGACTTGGCAGGAAGACGAGCCATCGCGAAGCGATGTTCCGGAATATGGTCACCTCGCTCTTGAACCATGAAAAGATCACGACAACCGATGCCAAGGCAAAGGAAATACGTTCCGTTGCCGAAAAGATGATCACTCTTGGCAAACGTGGCGATCTGCATGCCCAGCGGCAGGCTGCATCATATATCCGTGAAAAATCCGTCGTGACGAAGCTCTTCTCGGCCATTGCTCCGCGTTACAAAGACCGCCCCGGTGGCTATACGCGCATCATAAAACTGGGCATTCGCCAAGGCGACACCGCTCCGATCTCCTTGATCGAACTGGTGGAAGAAGAGATGAAAACCAAGACGGCCCCGGCGACTCCGCCGAAGGCGGCCAAGGCCCCCGCCCGCAAGGCTGCGGCCAAGAAGGCGGCACCTGCCGCCGAACCGGCGACCGAGCCGGCTGCCGAACAGACCAAAATCGTGGAGCCGGAAGAGGTATGCGAAGCCAAGGCTGACTAG